CTAGCTACTGAATTCTTTTCCCTATAAACATGAACAAAAGAGACATGACAAAATTAATTGCATAGTTGGAGGCAGTCTTCAATAATGTAAGTAATACACGCCTGGAGATCATCTGATTGTCTccttcaataataataataataagagagtGAAGACCTTTGGAAAGTGCTATACGCTGTAGTGCTAAAAACCACAATCTATAATGCTGCAGTTCAAGTTTGGAATAAACACACTTGAAATCAACATATGGAACAATCAGAATAATGAAAACAAACTGCAAACCATGtaaaaaaaggagattttcaTCTCTTCAGAATATATACTTAACAGAACTTGAGGCCATGACCATGGAACTTCTCTTCCGTGATCTGGTCAATTCGTTCAATCATCTCAGATGTAAGATAGTTTGCCCAGTCCCCAACCTTACCTTTTCTAAAGAAAGCCCCATATCCAAGACCCTTAGGGCTTTTTCCAGCCTTGTTCACCTCAAGACTACTCAAATTCTCAAAGCTGCACAACCTCAAGATCTTATCAACcaatccttgctctttttcttcctcagacGTGAAAGAGAATCCCACAAAATGAGCTACTCTTTTCAAAACACCACCTGGGTCTGCTTGTAACTCTTCATACTTGATGAACAACACTTGTTGAGGCCTTTCCAGACTAGCTCTCCAGTAAACCAACACATGATCCCAGAAAGGCCCAAATTGGGAAACCCCCTTGCAGAACCTCTCAAATGCTTCCATGGCACTCAAAGGTGGCTTTGAGACCGTGGCTCTGATCTTGTTATTAAAATGCCACATGGAAACAAACACATCTTTTGGATTCCGGTAAAGATAAACAATCCGGGAACCAGAATCGATCATGCTCTGTGGCAGTGATGTGAAAGGTATGTGAGTTCCAAAGAGCCTGGGAGAGGGAAGCGTTTCAATGTCGGGAAGGATTTCAAAATCAGGGATGATTTTGCTATCGTAAAGCCTTAGCTCTAGAAATGGCACTAGGAGCTGGGGGTTTTCGGAGAGCAAGGGATGATGATTGTAGGTGGGTGGGTACATACCGCGGTTAACAGCGGCGAAGAGAAGGGCTTTGATCCATATAGTGCCAGATTTTGGGGTGGTTGCAATGATAATGTCGCTTGAGCGAGCCTTGAAGTGGTCTTGGACTGCGAATACTCCTGGGCAAAATATGTCTGGATCAAAGAAGCCTTGGTAATGGCAGAAATGATTCTCAGATGCCCAACCTTCCTCTTTTGGAAGGCTTGAAATGAGGATTTTGTACCTCTGGTAGCTACTCTCATTTTCTTCCTTCGGatctgcctctgcctctgccaTTGTTGGTGTaattgttttcaattttgtAAAGAAATGCTAGTTGATGGTAACCCAATCGAGCATCGGAATGGATCACTGGGGACTGCAAGAGTTATTGCTTTATGGTTAGGCACTTAGGCCATGGGAACTGTAAAATGCAGAAAACTGATCTACTTATAGCACAATTTACAATTAATGactaaatttcttttttcttttttttatttatttattctttcctttcctAATTGCTCAACTATAAAGCAAAAAAACCCTTGCGATGCCAAATGGCTATAGGTattgcaaggattaaagtatcggtatcggtcaccgtatcggtcgaccaaaattaagatacgtatcggagggtatcgtatcgtatcggagatacgctaagatacgctaaagatacgcacataaatggatatgaaacacctttttaaacacttttgcataaaaaatttgttaaaaaaaaactattgataatatgtattatgcataaacactaaattgagggtatcgcactaagaattcaaggtttgtagttgtcccataaatgtaaaatccttattcccaaccttgatttccactttagttagagagaaatatgattggcagcaactttggaacaaaaacccctcaaaaattcgtgtttctgaaaaaaatactcatcttggccactatatgaccgtagcactgtatcggtacataccgatactcatcgatacgtattgatcgatacatactgatactcactgatacgtactgatactcatcgatacgtaccaatcgatacatacaaatactcaccgatacgtattgatacataCCGAACCGTATATTTCacattgattttatatttttcatagagtatcagtacatatcgatagtgtattggtgcatatcgatatgtatcataggatatatatcgatacgaaagaattttaaaaatttcatgtatcgtatcggtgtgtatcgtatcggtcggctaaatttaagatacgtatcggagggtatcgtatcggtatcggagatactttaaaccatgaggtATTGTGATAATCCATTTGGCACAGCCTTGACAAAATTGAGAACCTTACACCAACAATGGCAGACTACATGTCTTATAAAAATTGCTTTGTTAGTAAAACCAGAGAAGAGAAGGATGAATGAGAGTACCTACCAATAAGGATgtgaattcaaaatcaaaatcatttatcgAAATTGAGTTGAACGGTTTGTATTGAAACTGTGaaattgtttattaaatggttcgattttagttttaaaattaaaatcgtaattcaattttggttttatagttTAAACCATTTAAATAAATCGTTAAATCGATTAACATATACATAGTATGTTTAAGctattcaatgttaagtttacatatatttcaataaaaaaaaattttaatttacattaaacaactattaaaaatttatataacaataaacaattcaattcaatgttacaatttacatctatttcattaaaatttaaaaaataaagaagttgttttggattaaaaaaattagaaatcctGAGATGATTGGACGAATTGATCAAATCATATAAGAGAAGTTCCAAGTTATGGCCTCGAGTTTGATCAGTATTCTAAAGAGGTGGCATATTTTTATCTGGTTTGCAGTTTGGTTTCTTAATTCTGCTTGTTggatatattgcattcatggggAAAAAATGTTGTATTGATagctatctatctatctatctatctatctatcgaTCTATCTATCTATTGATGCACGGTTTCACTCCATACAATCCTACACAACACAGATTAGAAACTGCCTCGGAGGAAGCTTTGAGAAAGAGACTTCGATGCCTAAATCAGGTCATAgataaaaaagtaaagaaaaaaaaaaggatagagaACGTAGAGTAGTACATCCGTTGAGGGTCCTACCTTCCGAATCTGTTAAGTATCCTTTATATAGACGTTGATGATCACCCTCATTGGCTAGATTGTCCCCTTCATTGCTAAAGTGGACTCTTTATTTATTGACGAGCTCATCCCCTTCCTATGCTGAGTTGGCTAATCTTATAACAGTCAACTCAACTATAGTTAATTTTACTACAGCTAACTCAATCATAGTTAAGTCTTACAATGGCTAACCAGCCATAGCTGACCTATGGTTAGATAACTACCTattacttattattattattattattattattattatattttattattattatattttgagAAGCTTTCTATAAGATTTTCATATTTCACAACCTTAGAAACAAAAGggatatttcatattttataataatttgTTTCAACTGTTTATCCAAAAACAAACGAAGTCTAAAATGAGAATTTAATTACttgttgaatagaatattccTACAATTATTGTTGAGTTAGAGCAGCATATTTCGGTTTCTATTACATGGGACTCAATTACTGCTCAGATCTCTTTCATTCATGCGAGTAGCTTTAGAGCTGAAAGAAGATCTTTGTGGATGAAGTTGACGGCTGATTCTCCTTAGTCCCCTACTCCATGGGTAATTATGGGTGATTTTAATGCAACCTTGCAATCTCATGAGAAGAGAGGGCCGGGCAACTTCAGTATGGGGTCGGCAGCTgaatttggagccatggttgATGCTTGTGTAATGGCTCAAGTGCCTTCTTCTGGAATGAAGTTTACTTGGTCCAACAACCGCCGCAGAGGTAATGTTCGCGCAGTGTTGGATAGAAGCTTCTGTAATGACGAATGGATATCTAGATTTCAGGATTGTGCCCAAACAGTCCTTGATCGAATTGCCTCTGATCACGCCCCTATTATGGTCACTTTAGCTCTGTCTCAGAGACAGCCTAATGCCCCTTTTCGGTTTCACAAATTTTGGATAGACCATACAGATTTTGAAACTGTGGTTAACTCATCTTGGAGTGAGTGGATTTCAGGGAACCCTATCTTCTTCCTCATGCTCAagctgaaaaaattaaaagaagttttGAAAAACTGGGCTAAGACCTCGTTTCCACACATTGATAGAGCTCTTGAAGATGCAAAAAATAACTTAAAGCAAGTGCAGTTAGACATTGAAGCCAACGGGTTAGATGACCACTCTTTTGCTAGGGAAGCAGATGCAAAAACTTCTTTGATTAAAGCCTTGGATTTGCATGAAAATCTATGGGCGGAAAAGGCTAAAATCAGATGGATGAAGCAGGGGGACAGGAATTCTAAATTCTTCCATTTGTctgcaaaaatgagaagaattagAAATACCATTAGATGCCTTAAGAAACAAGATGGGACCATTGTGGAAGGTCGCGAACAGCTGGGAGACTACATTGTGCAATTTTATGAGGATTTCCACAAAGCCACCCCTACTATAGATCATGTGGACCTTCTTGACTCCATTCCCACGGTTCTTCAACAAAacgatatttttttcttggattctaTCCCGGGTgatgaagagataaagaaggCAATATGGGAGCTCGACCCGGACAGCTCTCCAGGTCCTTACAGGAGCTTTTTTTAGGAGATGCTGGAATATTTTTGAAAGGGAGGTATGTTCTGCAACTCGCCATTTATTTAGCTCTAGTCATATGCCTAGAGGCATAAACAACAATTTCTTGGTGCTGATACCTAAAGTGGAAGGTGCTTCCTCTCTGGACAAATTCCGCCCCTTATgcatggggatttttttttgcaagatcaTATCAAAAGTGATGGCTTTGAGACTTGAAAAATTCCTTCCTCGTCTGATTTCAGAAGAACAAGGggcttttcaaaaagggaaattaATTCATTCGAACATCAGTCTTGCATCAGAGCTTGCTAATATGATATTTGCTTCTacaagagggggtggtcttggccttaaaattgacattaaaaaagcttatgacactATTTCGTGGCATTTCCTGTTTCTGGTTCTTCGTAAGTTTGGATTCTCTGAGAAATGGGTTACATGACTGCATCAGATGTTGATATCGACTAAGATATCAATTATGGTCAATGGAGGCCCGTAGGGATA
The Macadamia integrifolia cultivar HAES 741 unplaced genomic scaffold, SCU_Mint_v3 scaffold3408, whole genome shotgun sequence DNA segment above includes these coding regions:
- the LOC122068103 gene encoding cytosolic sulfotransferase 12-like, which produces MAEAEADPKEENESSYQRYKILISSLPKEEGWASENHFCHYQGFFDPDIFCPGVFAVQDHFKARSSDIIIATTPKSGTIWIKALLFAAVNRGMYPPTYNHHPLLSENPQLLVPFLELRLYDSKIIPDFEILPDIETLPSPRLFGTHIPFTSLPQSMIDSGSRIVYLYRNPKDVFVSMWHFNNKIRATVSKPPLSAMEAFERFCKGVSQFGPFWDHVLVYWRASLERPQQVLFIKYEELQADPGGVLKRVAHFVGFSFTSEEEKEQGLVDKILRLCSFENLSSLEVNKAGKSPKGLGYGAFFRKGKVGDWANYLTSEMIERIDQITEEKFHGHGLKFC